The Canis lupus baileyi chromosome 26, mCanLup2.hap1, whole genome shotgun sequence DNA window GCATTGATTTTGtctcctgccacactgccgaattgctggaTGACttctggcaatcttggggtggagtctcttcgattttctacgtacagtatcgtgtcatctgcgaagagggagagtttgacttcttctttgccaatttgaataccttttatttctttttgttgtctgactgctgaggctgggacttccaggactatgttgaatagcagtggtgagtgtggacatccctgtcgtggtcctgatcttaggggaaaggctcccagtgcttccccattgagaatgatatgtgaggggatccctgggtggctcagcggttgagcgtcttccttcggcccagggcgtgacctcggagtcctgggatcgaatcctgcatcgggctccctgcagggagcctgcttctccctctgcctgtgtctctgcctctctctgtgtgtctctcatgagtaaataaaatcttaaaaaaaaaaaaaaaagaatagtcgcTGTGGGGTTTTCGTAGATGGCTTCTAAGATGCTTAGgactgttccctctgtccctacacgcTGAAGAGTGttgatcaggaacggatgctgtattgtgtcaaatgctttctccgcATCTATTGAGAGCATCATATGgaccttgtttttctcttgttgatgtgacgcataacccattttgaattagtttttgtatAAGATGTGAGATTTAGGTCAAGTTTTACTTTCCTTGCATAAGGATGTCCAATTCTCCCAGCGCCGCTTATCGAAAAGATTCTACTTTCTCTGTTGAATTGCTCTTGCATCTTCTCAAAACGCAGTTGGACATATGCTGGGAGGGCTTCTGGACACTGCTCTGTCACATTGATTTATGTCTGCATCTCTTTACCAAGACCAACCTGACCtgattattgtagttttataACAATTGCTAAACGTAGACAGTGTGGAAAGAACAGCCTCTAGAGCGATGGTGCGGCAATAGCTGGTAGACACGTGAGGGAGACTGAATCCAGGCCCCTGCCTTCTGCCAAgtgcaaaaattaattcaaaatggatcaaaggcccaataaaactataaaactgttagAAGGAAACATGGgtgtaaatcttcatgaccttggatttggcagtgGTTTCTTAGATGTGGCACCAAGTCCGTGAACAACAGAATAAAATGTAAGCGAACGGGACTTCATCAACATTTTAAAGTCTTGCACTAAAAAGGACACAGTCAAGAAAGTGGAGACACAGCCTACAGGATGGGAAGGACATTTACAAATCACGCTGGACCGGGGTCTAGTATCCCGAATGTATGAGGAACTATCAGGACGTCATGACGCACGGGCCACAAGTCAATTTAAAAAcgggcaaagaaaaaaaaaaataaataaaataaaataaaaaagggcaaaggatctgaataaacaCTTATCCAAAAGAAGACCTGCAGATGGTCGAGAGGTGCGGGAAAAGATAGTCAACGTCATTGTCGCTGTGCGTGGTGACGGGTCAGCGAGATGCAGGACGCAAACACACAGACGTTTCTGCAGTGACAGTCGGAGACGTCAGTCCCTCCCTGACGATGAGCAGGCCGCCCGGACGGACGGACAGAAGCAAAGGAGGGAAGCCGAGGACTTCATGCTGCAGACCAGGCAGGTGGAAGGCGCATGCGGGACCCGCCACCCAGCAGCACCCGCCGGacacccacgtgggcctcccgcACGGACCGGATGTCGGGCACAGACCGGGTCTCGGAGGGTGTTGGAAGCTGTTCGCGTGAAGCCACCTCTGGACTCACAAGAGGCTGAAGGTGGGCGCCCGAAACAGGTCACGCTGGAGCACCTGCGGGTCTGCGGAAACCAGACGACACGGCTCGGAGGGGGGACGGCGGCAAGACCTGGCGGAAGGTGGGGAAGGATGACGGCGTCCGCGGCATAGGCCACGCACCAAAAATGGGGCCGAGGAGGATGTTTATCGCGACAAACGTCCGTGAAAGCACAAGAAAGGTCTCCTGTCAACAACGTGACCTTCAGACGAGGACAAGCTCTACCCCGAGGGTGAGAGTGGAGCCAAAGACGGGCGGTGGCGCTGCACCCGCAGGAGGTGGCGGGGACAACATCGGGGGACACAGGGGTGCCGGGGCTGttaatggggacagagtcccAGTTCCACGGGATGAAAGCGCCGGGAGCAGGCGGCAGTGAGGGCTCTCCCAACGCCGCCGGGCCGCACGCTGAGCAACAGTCGGGGGCGTCGCTTCTGTGGCGTGTCCTTTACACCAACGGCGATCTTTCTGGAAAAGGGGACGTCGGGTGCCACGCTGCAGTGTGCGTGAGCCCCATCGCCCGGCAGAGGGAAGGAAGCCGGACCCAGGAGCCCCCACGCGGGCCGAGCCCACGGACGCAGAAGGCAGACTCCTGGCCACAGGGCGAGGAGGCGCCCAGGGAGGCACCACTGCGTGAGCACAGGGCCTCCTGGGGGCGGTGGCCAACGCGTTGGACTGGGGTCACGGTGGCACGATGCCGGCTCCTCTGTTACAGGCATGTCACCCCAATTTGGGGGCTGTGATTCCTGCacattcttcttttccaaaaacGTCCTAGTGCTGATGCCTCATGTGTCTGTCACATAGCTCGGGGACTGCTCGTCTCTCCTCTGAAACCTTGCTGCCGTCGTCCCTGGCCTGCGCCGGGCGCAGGGCTGGACGTGTGCGCTGGGCTCAGCCTCTGTTTCCCTCATCTTCCTTGGCTTCTCTCGTTGGCATTTTATGTTTGGCACCTAAGTTTTGCCAGGTTTAAACCTAAGTGTCTCACGGCCGGGACGCACCTTATAGATGGCCGTGTCTACGCGTCTGCTTCCAGTCGTCAGCGGCCCGTGGAAGGGAACTAACGCCGCCTCCTGCTCACCACGCTTGTTCACTCAGCTTTTTTGTGGGGTCCTTGATGACAGGCCGTCGTGCCACCAGTGGACAGGGATGCTTTCATTCCTCGTGGCCGGTCCGTgtgtcttttgtttctctttctggcCTTGTGCCGGCTGACGCGTCCAGCAGGTGCAGGATACCGGCGGCGGCGGCAGTGGACAGTCCCCGGTCCCGGGGCAAAGACGCGGTCCCTCTCCGTCGTGCACAAGGCTGGCCGCGCCGGCCCTAAGTTCTCCATCGCTGCTCCACGATCCATCGCACACCCTCTCCTCTATTCCCCGTCTGCTGGGTAGTTGCCGTGAGCGGATGCTGGGTTTTGCCAAAGCTCGTTCCCCATCACTCGATACGGGTGCTCACGAGTGCCCGCGGCTCCGATCCTGCGACAGCTGCCCTATGGCCTTTGTCACATCGTCCAGCATCTCGACATCTCAGTGTCTCGGGGTTTGCTGTGGTTTCCCGCACCAACTGCGCTTTTCCTGGTGCTTTTATGCTGAGtaattttggattttatcctaaaGTTCGGTATTTTTGATGAATGAACCCTTTCCAGTTTGTTGTGTGCCTTGGGTTGAATTTCAGAACACTAAAATGGCtgtttctgacattttttttttccaggtttacATTTGCGTTTTGGAGAGAATGTTGACCTCCTCACTCCTTCATCTGTAATATCTTTTATTACTCAATTCACCCtttcatcaaatatatttattaaatgttttaaagattttatttatttattcatgagagacacagagagagagacataggcagagggagaagcaggctccacacagggagcccgacgtgggactcgatcctgggaccccggggtgacaccctgagccaaagacagatgctcaaccactaagccccccCCGGGCACCCCCCTCCTGCAAATTTTACTTAACCACCTAGTAAACAAATTAGGTTAATTTCCAGCAGTGAAAAGCGCTGTTAATAAAGCTCATGCCTTTCGCTGAGCACCTGCTACGTGCTCGGTACTGGTCTAAGCATTTACGTGAAGCATCTTTAACCTCAAAATAGCCCGTGAGTCGGGCTCTTTCCATTCCACAGGTAAGATGATGGGAAGGGCTGCGGTCCCGCCCCCAGGGCATCATCCGGCAGGAAGTGCCCCCCATAGTCTGGAGCGTTACCTCCTCCTGCGGAGGGGGACATCACCTACAGAGGCACCAGCTCCTGCTAGGGAAGCCCACAGAGCTGCggtctggggaaggagacctCTGACCcaaaggtggggggcagggctgggctgctGTGGTTCCCGGGGGCCTCCTTCTCCGGGAGCAGCCTGAGCCCCGagagccccagccctgctcttCCCTTACCCCAAACACCTGCGGCCGGAGTGACAAGCCAGGCCCTCTAGCAGCaacctttgatttattttttattttttaaaaatattttatttatttattcatgagagacacagagaggcagggacacaggcagagggagaagcaggctccatgcagggagcccgacgtgggactcgatcccgggagcccgacgtgggactcgatcccgagaccccggggtcacggcctgggccgaaggcagatgtgcagccactgagccacccgggggcccccTTGTTTACAGTTTCAAGGAAAACCGCCCCCTTTCGGATTTTCTGTTCCTGAGGACGCCAGCGAGGTTGGGGAGGCGGTGGGTTGTGGCAGGCGGCCTGCAGGTGGCCGGAGGGTGGCCTGCGGGGACGGGCATCGGAGTCCTCCAGGGAAGGCCCCTGCCTGGGGGTGGTCAGCGCACAGCCCCCGCCGCCAGCCCCCAGGCCTCGGGACCCGGTCCCCCGGCAGCCGTGCTGGCCGAGCGCGCTGGGGGCAAAGGCCCTGCCAACCAGCCACCCCTCACAGAACCTCTCATTCCAGCGCCGCACAGGCCCCACTGctccgccccccagcccccccccagCGCGCACCCCGCGACTCCAGCCACCACTCGCGAGGACCTGGCCTGTGACACCTCGACGGGAGGCAGCCCCATGGGGAGGTGGCCGCAGCCAGGTCGAGGCCATGTGCCCTGCCTGCCCAGGCTCCCCGACCCGGCCTACCGCAGGGTGACCCCGGGCACGGCTGGCCTGGCCCTCAGCCCTGCAGGGTGCTCGGCCCAGAGTCCCCACCAGCACGTGCCTGCACCCGGGCAGGGTGGGGTGTCCCATGGCCCCAACAGGGTGAGGAAGGGCCTGGAGGCTGCAGCTAGAGAGACCACGCGAGAGCCACCAGACCTCATCAAAGCAGACGGAGCATTGCCACGTGGCTGTGTGACACGCTCTGGGACGTGGAAGAGAACACGGGACGTCCCAGCTCCAGCCTAGGGAGAGGCCTGGCCTGAGAACTCGCCTCGCGTCTCCCGTGAGCGCCCGAAGCTCCTGCCCCTCTGATGGAGGTTCTGGAGCAGGGGTGTTaggccccagcctggcccctctgccctcctcccagaagcctctgcccgcaggagcccaggcctgggcccGACACgaggagcccctgggagccccgGGCCTGGGTACCGAGGGGAGCAGGTGCGGGCTGCGGCGGTGTCAGGGCCTCCtggggggcagggcccaggcttCAGGGGGAGCGGGTACCCTGCCGGTGGGCCCATCTCGCCCGCTGctccccagggctcctggggcctgggcctgTGCGCCTCCCGCCCTGGGGCTGCCACAGCACCTGTCACCCTCTGGGCACAGCCCGCAGAGAGCAGGAGCTTCCTTACCCGCCCCGATGCACAGGCCTGGCAGTGTTGTGCCCCTTGCGTGTACGAGCCGGCTGACCCCCTGCTGACAGCCCCTGGACCTGTCCTCTTCCCCGTGGGCCAGCAGGGGACTGGTCCACggggaagagatgaaggaggTGGAGAAGCAGTGAGCCTTACCCAGCCTGCCGCTCCCCCACGGTGCCCTGGGCCACACTGCTGCCCAAGCCGGGGCATGGTCGGAAAGTCTGCAGCCGTGACCCCCACCCAGCCAGACAGGGGGTCCTCTCCAGCGGCTGCCAGGCCCCTCCCTTCCTGAGGCCTCGACCTCCTGTCTGctgagtgaggcccaggaatCCTGGAGGGgtcctgggcggggggggggggggggggtgttgaagATGTGGCGGGCCCAGCGGAAAGGGTCATGAGATCTTCCTCGGGGCTGTTCCCTGAAGCCCCATGCACTCCTCCAGAGCCTGCCCGGCCAGGGCCAGGAATACCGAGCGCAGAACTTGGCCCCCTGCACAGAGGGAGGCCGGCgcgggggctggggagggctgaATGTCCACAACAGGAGAGGCCTCCTCCTGACACAGCAGGGTGTGCTGAGGCCCCCTCACTGCAGGGGAACATTCTGGGCTTGCCCCAAGCAGGGGGCCTGTGCTTCCAGCTAGGGGAGGCATCCCCACATGGCCACCGTGCACACGAGCCTCCCTGCCCCTGCGGCCCTCCACTGCCACCCTCTCCTGCACCCTGTGCCTTGTGGGAAGGCCAGCGCTGTGCTGGCCGCCAGGGAGTCAGCTCCCGAGACACCCGCACGGGGACGGGCACCTACTTTGATGTCCTGAAGGGCTGTGCCCACCACAGGTCCAGCTGCAGGGCCCGACACACACAGTACCCCTGGGGAGCACCCGGTGCCCACGGCTGCGGGGAGGCTATGCTGCTGGGGCCTGCTCAGAGGGCTGAGCACGCAGAGCCACGCCCCAGTCTGGCCCCAAGGAGAGTGGGATGGGCCCCATCCCCAGAGAAGGCCCGATGAGAGGAGGCCACGGTCCTGCGCCCCCACCACCTCCAAAGGGTGGGAGAGGTGGAGACAGGTTGGACCACCTGGGGTCCTGGATCCCAGAGGACTGCTAGGGTTCAGGAAGGTGGACAAGCCCTGCTGTGGGATGGGGGAGAGGCCTCCTTTAGGCCGGGAGAGCTCTGCTCCAGGACCGGGTAGGAGGGTCATTTAACCACCCTAATCCCAGGCCAGGCCTCCCCAGGGACGGAGCCTTGGGGCTGGACTTCCCCTAGAGCCAGCGGGCTGGGACCCAGGCCTCGCAGGGAGGGGCTcggcaggggcggggcctcgAAAGGGGGCGGAGCTCAAGGACGGGGGCGGGGGCTCGGAGAGGGGCGGGGCTCACGGACGGAGGCGGGGCCTCGGAGAGGGGCGGGGCCCACGAACGGGGCGGGGCCTCAGAGAGGGGCGGGGCTCAGGACGGAGGCGGGGCCTCGCGGACGGGGGCGGGGCCTCAGAGAGGGGCGGGGCTCACggacgggggcggggcctcggaggggcggggcctcgcgggtcgggggcggggcctcgcgggccgggggcggggcacCCTCCGTCCGGGGCGCGAGCCCAGCGGGTGCGCCCGCGCATGCGCAGGCGGCGCGTCGGGGGCGGCGCGGCCGTCGCGGTCTCCGGTGCCCGCGGCGTCCGTGGCCCGGCGCCCCCGTCCCCGCCACCTGTGCCCGCGCGCCGAGGTCCGCGAGGGGGCGCCGccgaggtgggggcggggcggccggccGGGAGCTCCGGGGCCCGGCGCGGTTGGCGGCGGCGGCGTCATGGCGGCCATCCCGTCCGGCGGCTCGCTCGTGGCCACGCACGACTACTACCGGCGTGAGTACGGCCTCGCCCCCGCCCCgtgcggcccggcccggcccggcgcggcgcggcgcggcgcagGCTGACCCGGCCCCCCCCGCAGGCCGCCTGGGCTCCGCGTCCGGTAACAGCGCGTGCGGCGGCGCCGACTGCGCGGGGGAGGCCGCCCCGCAGCGCCCCGGTGAGGGCAGGCCCCCCACGGCCGCCGCGGGCCCCTGGTGGGCCGGCTTCTTCTCCGGGAGGTCCGCGCTCGCGTCCACGGCCACCGTGCTGCAGTCGCCGGCGCGGTGAGTGCTCggccgggcgcgggcgggcggggggcgggcgggcgcctcTGAGCCAGGCTCTCCCCCAGCCCGCAGCCTCCCCAGGCCTCCGGCGGCGCCGGCACCGGCGACTCGGCCCTGCGAGCCGCGAGGAAGCAGCCCGGGCGCCAGCCTGGCCAAGCCGACCCCGGGCCGCCGTCCTGAGCGCCAGCACCGCTTCCGAGGCTTCCGAGGCTTCCGAGGCTTCCGAGGCTTCCGAGGCTTCCGAGGCGCCCGGCTCGTCGGGGGGCCTGgctcaccccctccctcccctcccctcccctcccgccctgcCCTATGGACCAGGCAGGCTGCAGCGAGCACAAGCTGTTGGGTTCTTTTGTATCAAAATAGCACAACACCAAAAAGGAAGTTGAGAGAATCCCACTCTTTACTGTCCAAGCCGCACGCGAGCCTTCCCGACACCCTGGAACTGTGTGCCTTGCACCAAGTGGAAAATAAACTCCAAGCAGCCAGTGGCCCTGGTGGTGTGCGTGAGCTGTGAGCCGTGTGCCCCGGGGCCTGGGGTTGAAGTCACCAGACCCTTCTCAGCCTCACTTCCTGGCGGGGGCGAGGAGCTGGCCTTGCTCCCTGGGCCGTCCCCGGGCCCCTCGCTGGGGAGCCCCCTGCCAGGTCGGGCCCAGGCTGAGGCCGGCAAGCTGCTTCCACAAGTGTGGGGCCTTGGCTGCTGAGGGGGTGGGAGCCGGGGAGAGCAGGCTCAGGAGTTGGACAGGGAGCCTCCCCTCAGGGCCCTGGGCTAGAGGGAgctgtgcccctgccccccactcgtGACTGCAGGGAGGGAACAGGGCCAGACTGTCTCCAGGAGCCTTCCTATAACGGTGGTGCCTCTTCTAGGCCGTTGTGGGACACGTCCTGGGTACAGGGAGCCAAAACTAACGCTGAGTGGCAAGGGGGTAAAGGGGTGTCCCATTCCTCACAGGTGACCCAGCTGTGGACCAGCTCCAACCAGGGACCTGGGGAGCCTGTGCTCGTGTCCTCCTGGGCGGGCGGGCCGGTGCACAAGCAGTGCCCACACACCGCAGCGGCCAGCGCAGATTGGCCCGGCTGTGCTGGTCAGGAGAGGGCAGCCTCGGGAGGGAGGTCAGGGGCTCTGCTGGCTGCGCTCCTGCCCCTCTTCCCCGTAGTGGGCTATAAATAGCTGCGCACCAGCAATCGCAGGTGTGGGCAGAGCCTGCGGTTCCCTGGGGCTGCAGCCCCGTCCTGTCTGCTCTGTCCAGGCAGGAGGCTGGCTAGGGAGGCCATCCCCACCTCATCAGATGGACCCAGGGTGGGATAGGGGCCCCAGAGGGTCGCCTGAGAGCTGCTCGGGCtgtgtccagatgaggccctccAGCTGCTGATTGCCATGGCAGGAAGGCAGGGACGGCGCCCAGCCCCGGCTGGCAGACAGCAGAGCCCCATGAGCCAACAGTCCGTCCTGGGaagtctctgtccctccccccccagTCAGGAGGAGGCTTGGGCCACATGGCACAGGGTGAGCCCTGGGCCCTTTAGGAAGGAGGGTAACCAGGCGCTGGAGGGTTCTGGAATTGGCGTTGGCTGTGGAGAGCTGCGGCACCGTCCAAGAGTCTCAGGAGGACAGCAGGGGCCACGCCTCCGCTGCGCCGGGACAGGGCGGGCCTGTGGCCCGAGGAGCGTGTTAGCACCTTCCTCTGCCCGTACTCCTGATCTGAGGCCCAGGGTGGCGCCCGGCCCCTCTCCCCAGGTCCGGGGCCAGCTGCCTCCACGGCCGCAGCAGGAGGGGGTCATTCAGAGCGGGtcctcatacctggtgacacaggagAGCCTCTCCCGCAGGGCTTTGAAGCAGGGCCTCTGCTCGGGGTCCCTGTGCCAGCACGAGAGCATCAGCTTGTGTGCGGTGGGTGGGCACTCGGGGGGGCAGGGCCCATGGTAGCCCGAGTCCACCCTCAGGAAGGCCTCGTGGTTGGACATGCCTGTGGGGGGGCGGCGAGAGGGGCTGCGGGGGCCGGCAGCTggcgcccacctcccctcccctcccccctagGAAGCCACACTGCCATCTGCCGCCCTGGCGGGAAACCCTGGGCCAAGCTCCCGCCCGCTGCACCCCTGCACACAGTCCTAACACCCCCGGAGGGCTGGCTGGTGCACGCGCCGGGTCCAGGTGATGgcaccctcctgccccaccccccacccccgtcaggGACCCTGTTGGGGGCCCAGTACCCGGATAAGGCACCTGCCCCCTGCTCAAAATCTCGTGGAGGAGAATCCCGAAGGACCAGGCGTCAGATCCGATGGAGTAAAGCGCTGGGGAGGGGGCGTCGGGGGCGGTCCTGGGAGAGGTACACGTCCTCCTGCAACCGGATCGGGCGCAGGTGCCCCCAGAGGGAGGCACTTGGACACGGGCCCTGGGGGCGCCGGGAGGCGGGCGAGGTGTTCACACCGCGGGCTCACAGGGCTGCCCCCGGCGGGCTGGGCACGGGAAGGCCGTGCAACCGCCTGTCCTGCCTGCTGCCGGCCACCGGGTGGGCGAGGAGACGGCCTTCCCGGCAGCACCTGCTCGCGCCGAGCACGGAGCCGCGGCGTCCAGACGGCAGCCCGGGAGCCGAGGCCCTGGACGCCGGCCGCCAGCGGGGACATCGGAGCCGGGAGCGCGGCCAGCGCGGGAGGCCGTGGTGACCGCTCGGAGCGGACGCGCGCGTTCGTGGCTTTCAAGGGCTCGGGAACTTGGCTCTGAGGGGCGTGGGCCGGAGGCCCTGTCAGGCGCCCGGTGTCGCGGCTGTTTGTAGAGCTGCTGAGTGTGCGTGGGGCTCGGGGCTAAACCGCGTGGAGGGGGTCCGCGGATGGGCCTGGGAGGCCGggctgcccgggccggggggggCCTGCCTGTCCCCTCGCAGCTTCCTGCGCCCGCGGCCTCCCCGAGGCTGGGCGGCCCCCCGCGCCCGACACCCCGGCTGCAGGCACCGGACGCCCGCCGCGGCCGCCTACCTTGGTGAGCCTGGCGCCCGAAGTCCCCGGCTTGCAGATGTCGTGTGGCCCCACGGGGGCGCTCCGGCGGCCAGGTCCCGGTGGGTGTAGTGCTGCGACTGCAGCAGCACGTGCCCTCGGCCACCTGTGACGCGAGGCCCACCAGCTCCGAGAGGGCAGGGCTTCCTCGTGGGCGTCTGCAGGGGCAGGAGCCGCGGTCAGGGGCTCGGGGACCCGGCTGCAGAGGCAGGGCCTGATGCAAAAATGGGACCAGTGGACCTGTCGCAGCCCTCCTGGAAGCCGGGTCTGGGTCCGGGCGCAGGCACGGACTGTACACACCCCGTCGCCGTCCCCCCAGTTTCCTTTCCGGGAATTGACACTAAAGTGATAGGAACTGAGTGGCGTAAGGACCGGGGCGTCCGTCACAGCAGCGCTGACACGGCTGAGGACCTCGCGGAGTCTCAGCGCCGGCGAACGCGCGAGGCAGCTCCACTGGTGCACGTGGTCGTGGGCCCGTGGGAACGCTGCGCGCCTGACACCCAGCGTCCCTGGTGCTACAGTCTGGGCAGGCACACGCGCGTGTGGACGCCGCCCGTCCTGTGGCACACCCGCGTCGTCTCGCGTCTCTAACGGGCAGCGGCCGTGTGTGCTGTGGGTGCTAAATGAGGTCCCAGAGGGCGAGGGCTGTGACTCGTGTGCACATGGGCGAGTGCCCGTGCACACACCCCGGAGGAAGGGCCAGCGCCTTCCAGAACAGCAGTGAGGACCCGGGCTGCGTGTCCGGAAGCCAGAAGGGCGTGCTGGAGGCCTGTGCCTGGCACGGGGCCACGAGGGGTTTCTCTGCACGTCTCCCACGCCCTCCAGCGAGCACGGGTCACTAGGACCCCAGAGAGGAAGCCCGGGTGCCGCCCGCCAGCCCGCTCACCCCGCAGCAGCTCCAGAAGGCTCCCCTTGGGCATGAGCTCCGTGACGATGTACACGGGGTCCCCCCGGATGCCACGGCCTACGGTGCCAGGGCGTGCTTGTGTCGGAGCTTCTTCATGGCCTGGACCTCCGCCTGGAATGTGTGCTGGTGTAGGAGGTCACCTGTGggggcaggaggcctgggtggctgcGGCCCCGGCCCtgccatcccccccccccgccccaggcgtCACGGCTGCTCCACGCGGCCCACGCCCGCCCAGGCCACGTGCAAAGCGGAACATCCCCCACGTGTGTTCCTGCGAGCCCCTGGCTCCTGAAGGGGATCCGGACCTCGTGAGTTGAAAGGAGATTTTAGAGGACTCGGCAGGTTTCTAGGGGTCTACTCACTTTAATGGCTTTCCATTtacattaagaatttaaaattgctTTCTTAAATAAGTGCATTTAGGCAATAGCACATACATCGAAAGGACGCCAGAGGACCCTGCCGTGGGTGCTGCGCGCAGGCCGTGACACCCGGGCTGGCTGGgccgcccgccccctccgcgAGGCCCCACTCGCCTCGAGCAATCACCGTGATAGCCACGCGGACCTGGTCTTTCCAGAGCCCCTCGAGGACCTCCCCGGGGTAGCCGGACCCCAGCTTCCTGCAGAGCGTGAACTCCCCCTGCGGCCTCTCCCAGCCTTCACGTGGGGCAGGGGCTTGGGCTCGAGCTGGAGGGACAGCAGGGACACAGGCCAGGGGTGCTCCCCCCAGTCCACCCTCAGGGATGCCCCCCTCTGACCCCAGGACGGGGGCCCCGCTCTGCCCTCAAATGTAGAGCAACACAGGGTCCGGCCTGTGGCCAGGCTTCCCGGGCGCCGCAGACACCCTCAGGGCCCCTGCAGGCCAGTGACCTCGGCCGCGGCCACTCACACAAGACTCAGCTAGCCGCCCTGTCCCCAGGCTGCCCCGGCCTGGAGGGACGCAGGACAGGggacgcggggcggggcgggtgcACAACCGGCCCCTCCCTGGCCCGGGGGAAGGCACATCCCACCCCCGCCGCCAGCTCTGGGGGACCACGGCCTCCAGGACACACCGACCTCCACCTGGGTGACACCGAGGGCCgtgcacgggggtggggggggcagcggGCGGCCTACCTTCCAGCAGGGCACGGTCAGCCGCGGGCCGTGGGACAGACTCCGGGTCCGGTGATGCTCCGGGAGCTCGGGCAGCCCGCGGGAGGACGTGGCCGCACGGCCCGCCTGTCCCGCACCGCAGGGGACAGAGGCGCTCGCGTCCGGGGCCCCAGGAACTAGCCGCCCTGGGGGAGTCTGGGCGGACACACAGACCGAGGGGGCGGGCC harbors:
- the PPDPF gene encoding pancreatic progenitor cell differentiation and proliferation factor isoform X2 gives rise to the protein MAAIPSGGSLVATHDYYRRRLGSASGNSACGGADCAGEAAPQRPGEGRPPTAAAGPWWAGFFSGRSALASTATVLQSPARPQPPQASGGAGTGDSALRAARKQPGRQPGQADPGPPS
- the PPDPF gene encoding pancreatic progenitor cell differentiation and proliferation factor isoform X1, producing MAAIPSGGSLVATHDYYRRRLGSASGNSACGGADCAGEAAPQRPGEGRPPTAAAGPWWAGFFSGRSALASTATVLQSPARTTPKRKLRESHSLLSKPHASLPDTLELCALHQVENKLQAASGPGGVREL